In the genome of Ureibacillus sp. FSL W7-1570, the window TTTCCGTCTGTTTCTTTTTGATTTTTTCGGCGAATGAAATCACTTTTTTCTGTTGGTTCAAGTAAGAAATCTCCTCCCCTCGATAATACAATCGAATATCCCCATTTAATCGCTCCTTCACCAGAATTTCTTTGCCCGCATACTCCGCCGATAAGAGCCATTGTTCCCCTTTGTATGAGAAACTGCCATCCCAATGCACTTTCCGATAGGAAAGATAGCTCGTATCGTAATCGTTCAACGGGAGAGGTTTCAGCTGTTCCTCTGCCCAACGCTCTTGCGGAGGAATGCCGGTAGTGGCGTTTGGCTTCCGATTCGCCACTTGATCGAGCCAACGATGGAGAAGGAAATTTAATTCCTCGATGCTTTCAAACGCTGTCCCCACATAGAAGTGATCCATGATATACTGAATGGCTCGTTCGACTTTTCCCTTTGTCTGGGCCCGGTAAGGCCGGCACACTTTTGGAATAAATCCGTAGTAACTCGCAAATTCAGAAAATCGTTGATTCCATTTCACCACTCCTTGTTCCCGGCCGTCTGTAACGGTCTTCATATTATCAAATAACACCTTCTTCGGAACTCCGCCGAAGTATTGGAAACTCTGAATCAGGCATTCCATTAAGT includes:
- the istA gene encoding IS21 family transposase codes for the protein MITRGEFFMIKEMYERGMSISDIARELGIDRKTVRKYILSPNPPSKSKRKQRKSKLDPFKEYLQKRMLEDGVFNSEKLFFEIRQQGYTGGKTILKDYIKPFRETAKKKYTVRYETLPGEQMQVDWKEVGEVIIEGRKVKLSLFVATLGYSRMKYAVFTTSQDQEHLMECLIQSFQYFGGVPKKVLFDNMKTVTDGREQGVVKWNQRFSEFASYYGFIPKVCRPYRAQTKGKVERAIQYIMDHFYVGTAFESIEELNFLLHRWLDQVANRKPNATTGIPPQERWAEEQLKPLPLNDYDTSYLSYRKVHWDGSFSYKGEQWLLSAEYAGKEILVKERLNGDIRLYYRGEEISYLNQQKKVISFAEKIKKKQTEMAVTISPVSVEVDTRPLSVYDTFLRGESS